In one window of Haloimpatiens sp. FM7315 DNA:
- a CDS encoding flagellin, which translates to MRLMHNLAALNIYRNYSRTIETQGASIEKISSGYKINKAKEDANALAKSEKMRMQIRGLNMAQRNVQDGVSMLQTLEGGIDNLTSILIRMKELTTKYASGTNTESDKTIMQNEMDQLIKGYDDICSNTAFNEKNF; encoded by the coding sequence ATGAGACTTATGCATAATTTAGCAGCGTTAAACATATATCGAAATTATTCAAGAACTATAGAAACTCAAGGAGCTTCTATAGAAAAAATATCTTCTGGCTATAAAATTAATAAGGCTAAAGAAGATGCAAATGCTCTTGCAAAAAGTGAAAAAATGAGAATGCAAATTAGAGGATTAAACATGGCTCAAAGAAATGTTCAAGATGGTGTTAGCATGCTTCAAACTCTTGAAGGAGGAATTGACAATTTAACCTCTATATTAATAAGGATGAAAGAACTTACAACAAAATATGCTAGTGGAACAAATACTGAAAGCGATAAGACCATAATGCAAAATGAGATGGATCAGCTTATTAAGGGCTATGATGATATATGTAGTAACACAGCATTTAATGAAAAAAACTTTTAA
- a CDS encoding flagellin, which produces MDKNSIEPGEAIEIIDKSMSFLIKSRTKCGAVENKLESTMTRLESIGDKITGAESKIRDVDIAEESLSFVRDNLLVASSNAMMVQANKFPQDVLKILENVRSR; this is translated from the coding sequence ATGGATAAGAATTCTATAGAACCAGGCGAAGCTATAGAAATTATCGATAAGTCTATGAGCTTTTTAATTAAATCAAGAACTAAATGTGGTGCAGTAGAAAATAAATTAGAAAGTACCATGACAAGACTTGAAAGTATTGGAGATAAAATAACTGGTGCAGAAAGTAAAATTAGAGATGTAGATATAGCAGAGGAGTCTTTGAGTTTTGTCAGAGATAATTTGTTGGTTGCGTCTTCTAATGCTATGATGGTTCAGGCAAACAAATTTCCACAAGATGTTTTAAAGATATTAGAAAATGTAAGAAGTAGATAA
- the flgB gene encoding flagellar basal body rod protein FlgB → MRLSNNNSYSLLKNALDASYLQGKTIANNISNVNTKGYKRRYVTFDEALNDAESSIEMKKSSDKHMNFDDNSTGIKVNVDESSSMKEDGNNVDIESEIVSQVSNSLMYDSLISEINSRILMRRSVIKGGR, encoded by the coding sequence ATGAGATTGTCAAATAATAACAGCTATAGTTTGCTAAAAAATGCTTTAGATGCGTCTTATTTGCAAGGGAAAACTATAGCAAATAATATATCTAATGTTAACACTAAAGGATACAAAAGAAGATATGTGACTTTTGATGAAGCGCTTAATGATGCTGAAAGTAGCATTGAAATGAAAAAAAGCAGCGATAAACATATGAATTTTGATGACAATAGCACTGGGATAAAAGTAAATGTGGATGAAAGCAGTTCTATGAAAGAAGATGGAAATAATGTAGATATAGAGAGTGAAATAGTTAGTCAAGTTTCAAATTCTCTTATGTATGATTCTCTTATATCAGAGATAAATAGTAGAATATTAATGAGAAGAAGTGTAATAAAAGGAGGAAGATAA
- the flgC gene encoding flagellar basal body rod protein FlgC has protein sequence MNNAFSTMRISASGLSAERLRMDTIASNISNFQTTRNSKGEKEAYRRKVAVFQENLNKSIENSNGKSGDKLLGVKSIGIKEDESPLRKVYDPTHPDADENGYVEMPNVNILNEMADMIASYRAYEANISAIDAEKSMFSKALQIGR, from the coding sequence ATGAACAATGCATTTTCGACAATGAGGATAAGTGCAAGTGGACTTTCAGCAGAAAGACTTAGAATGGACACTATAGCTTCTAATATATCAAACTTCCAAACTACAAGAAATAGTAAGGGAGAAAAAGAAGCCTATAGGAGAAAAGTTGCTGTTTTTCAGGAAAATTTAAATAAGAGTATTGAGAATTCTAATGGAAAAAGTGGAGACAAGCTTTTAGGAGTAAAGTCCATAGGAATAAAAGAGGATGAATCTCCATTAAGAAAAGTGTATGATCCTACTCATCCAGATGCTGATGAGAATGGTTATGTTGAAATGCCAAATGTAAATATATTAAATGAAATGGCAGATATGATAGCATCCTATAGGGCTTACGAGGCAAATATTTCTGCTATTGATGCTGAAAAAAGTATGTTTTCAAAAGCATTACAAATTGGAAGGTAG
- the fliE gene encoding flagellar hook-basal body complex protein FliE codes for MKINGFTPNSDIFLDANKSKNTKTSAESFSDFIKEKLESINDKQIRADETTDSFIKGNEKNIHNVMLATQEARMSLDMAIEVRNKMVEAYQEINRMQI; via the coding sequence ATGAAAATAAATGGGTTTACGCCAAATAGTGATATTTTTTTAGATGCAAATAAGAGTAAAAATACTAAAACTAGTGCTGAAAGTTTTAGCGATTTTATAAAGGAAAAATTAGAGAGCATAAATGACAAACAGATAAGAGCAGACGAGACTACAGACAGCTTTATAAAAGGAAATGAAAAGAATATACATAATGTAATGCTAGCTACTCAAGAGGCTAGAATGTCTTTAGATATGGCAATAGAGGTTAGAAATAAAATGGTTGAAGCATATCAAGAAATAAATAGAATGCAGATATAA
- the fliF gene encoding flagellar basal-body MS-ring/collar protein FliF, with amino-acid sequence MESFRERQKVAFTIIPIGIICAIIVFLMSANSNKYGVLFSNMDDKDLGTILAKLKEEKVEYKVEGKAIKVPKDEVDTLRLEMASEVKLTNGSVGFEIFDEGKFGATDEEMKIKYKRALEGELERTVKSLPEVDDARVSLVLSDDSVFVKEATQASASLTIKLKPDKEMKKEQVKAILELFRASVKNLDKKNIEIIASSNGTTTLLTTKDLVGSEGNNYLTDTEDREKVKEKVETQLEEKVQAMLEKVYGKNNVVVKVNAALNFDAVEENKTEVAPKGTVVSEQLVSDTSNDGAADKSNSPVDNNMVSREEETNNNTSSSHKEEKKNYEISKSEKKTIKSPGDVVKISTSVLLNGEIDEVTRSSINNLVVGAIGYDKKRGDTITVEGLNFDSSIQDKAKKDLAEMEKIKEKEKRQRLITYIAIGAAVFIAALIALIVIIRRKKKANEEVEEDENRLDVTLDDAIEPKESFKPIDFETENEHEHMEKEIKNYANNKPEQVADIIKSWLAEDER; translated from the coding sequence ATGGAAAGCTTTAGGGAAAGGCAAAAAGTAGCTTTTACTATAATCCCAATAGGTATAATATGTGCAATTATAGTTTTTTTAATGTCTGCAAATAGTAATAAGTATGGTGTGCTCTTTTCTAATATGGATGACAAAGATCTTGGCACTATACTTGCAAAATTAAAAGAGGAAAAAGTAGAGTACAAAGTAGAAGGAAAAGCTATTAAGGTTCCTAAAGATGAAGTGGATACACTTAGGCTTGAAATGGCCTCAGAAGTTAAACTTACTAATGGTAGTGTAGGTTTTGAAATATTTGATGAGGGGAAATTTGGAGCTACTGATGAAGAAATGAAGATAAAATATAAAAGAGCTTTAGAGGGAGAACTTGAAAGAACAGTAAAGAGTCTTCCGGAAGTTGATGATGCTAGAGTTAGTTTAGTTTTGTCAGATGATAGTGTATTTGTTAAAGAAGCAACTCAAGCTAGCGCCTCGTTAACTATAAAGCTAAAGCCTGATAAAGAGATGAAAAAGGAACAAGTTAAAGCAATACTTGAGCTTTTTAGGGCAAGTGTAAAAAATCTTGATAAAAAGAATATAGAAATTATAGCTTCAAGTAATGGAACCACTACTTTGCTAACAACAAAAGATTTGGTTGGTTCTGAAGGCAACAACTATTTGACAGATACAGAAGATAGGGAGAAGGTAAAAGAAAAAGTTGAAACTCAGTTAGAAGAAAAAGTACAAGCAATGCTTGAAAAAGTATATGGTAAAAACAATGTGGTAGTTAAAGTTAATGCTGCATTAAATTTTGATGCGGTGGAGGAAAACAAAACTGAGGTAGCACCAAAAGGTACAGTTGTTAGTGAACAATTAGTTTCAGATACGAGTAATGATGGAGCTGCTGATAAATCAAATAGCCCAGTTGATAATAATATGGTTTCAAGAGAAGAAGAAACAAATAATAATACTAGTTCAAGTCACAAAGAAGAAAAGAAAAACTATGAAATTTCCAAAAGTGAGAAGAAAACAATTAAATCTCCAGGAGATGTTGTTAAAATCAGTACTTCAGTGCTTTTGAACGGAGAAATAGATGAAGTTACCCGCTCCTCAATTAACAATCTTGTAGTAGGTGCTATAGGATATGATAAGAAACGTGGAGATACTATAACAGTTGAAGGTTTAAATTTTGATAGTTCAATCCAGGATAAGGCTAAAAAAGACTTAGCTGAAATGGAGAAAATTAAAGAAAAAGAAAAAAGACAGAGATTAATTACTTATATTGCAATTGGAGCTGCAGTATTTATAGCTGCACTAATAGCACTAATTGTAATTATAAGAAGGAAAAAGAAAGCTAATGAGGAAGTTGAAGAAGATGAAAATAGATTAGATGTTACTTTAGATGATGCTATCGAACCTAAAGAATCCTTTAAGCCTATTGACTTTGAAACTGAAAATGAGCATGAGCATATGGAAAAAGAAATTAAAAACTATGCAAATAATAAACCAGAACAGGTGGCAGACATTATAAAATCATGGCTGGCAGAAGATGAGAGGTGA